A window of the Brassica oleracea var. oleracea cultivar TO1000 chromosome C1, BOL, whole genome shotgun sequence genome harbors these coding sequences:
- the LOC106334013 gene encoding uncharacterized protein LOC106334013 codes for MARSLQSQAFGTKKFLEALKESGSDIPQETIDLFAEQEKEYEEEANRLTIGGILCLSPLHLPSPFLNENVLAAIDPYGLNATLIDAGTAATLQTPTSSQGDHAIERSNEPTGRDLEGLSVQERGDVSGVDRTEDASKPTTAPAVPDPGPAALNLTVREESSVSTLGVGDEDPTLPLVELSDSSAEEDGGDESNELVRASNPLGTEEDLGESSAKEQGNVDKVENPPDSTADRTEDASDPLGAQVTGEEFDHAEE; via the coding sequence ATGGCAAGATCCTTGCAGAGCCAGGCTTTTGGGACGAAGAAGTTTCTCGAAGCGCTTAAGGAAAGTGGGAGCGACATCCCGCAGGAGACGATCGACCTGTTTGCTGAGCAGGAGAAGGAGTACGAAGAAGAGGCTAATCGCTTAACTATTGGCGGGATTCTCTGCTTATCTCCACTTCATCTTCCGTCTCCTTTCTTGAATGAGAATGTCTTGGCAGCGATCGACCCATATGGGTTGAACGCAACTCTGATCGATGCTGGAACCGCAGCCACTCTCCAAACTCCCACGAGTTCTCAGGGTGATCATGCGATTGAGAGATCGAACGAACCGACTGGAAGAGACCTCGAGGGGTTATCTGTTCAAGAGCGGGGTGATGTGAGCGGGGTCGATAGGACCGAAGATGCTTCTAAACCGACAACTGCTCCCGCCGTTCCGGACCCGGGTCCTGCCGCACTCAACCTTACGGTGAGGGAAGAGTCATCGGTTTCGACACTGGGAGTCGGCGATGAGGACCCGACTCTTCCTCTGGTCGAACTTTCCGATTCTTCAGCTGAGGAAGACGGCGGGGATGAGTCAAACGAACTGGTTCGCGCGAGTAATCCACTAGGGACGGAGGAGGATCTCGGGGAGTCTTCGGCTAAGGAACAAGGCAATGTCGATAAAGTTGAGAATCCGCCTGATTCGACAGCAGATAGGACTGAAGATGCCTCTGATCCGCTCGGAGCTCAGGTAACCGGAGAAGAATTCGATCACGCTGAAGAATGA